The following nucleotide sequence is from Fusarium graminearum PH-1 chromosome 1, whole genome shotgun sequence.
gcttgatgatgggtGGTTTGGAGATAAGCACCCTCGTATCAACGACCACGCTGGATTGGGCGACTGGGTCGTAAATCCCAAGAGATTCCCCGATGGCTTGGGTCCTCTTGTTGAGAGtgtcaacaagctcaaggctgccgGGTCGGAGGAGAACCTTCAATTTGGCATTTGGGTCGAGCCTGAGATGGTCAACCAGAAATCCGAGCTTTATGAACAGCACCCCGAGTGGGTTTTGAGCGCAGGTACCTACACACGCAGCGAGACTCGTCAACAGCTTGTCCTCAACGTAGCACTTCCCGAGGTGCAGGAGTACATCATCGATTCAGTGGCCAAGATCCTGGATTCAGCACCCATCACCTACGTCAAATGGGACAATAACCGAGCTATGCATGAAAGTCCAACACCTGGTAACCAACACGCTTACATGCTTGGTATCTACCATGTCTTTGACGTGCTGACGACTCGCTTTCCCCATGTTCTCTGGGAAGGTTGTGCTTCCGGCGGCGGTCGATTCGATCCTGGCATCCTACAATATTTCCCACAGGTCTGGACATCCGACAATATGGATGCCTACGATCGCGTTCACATCCAGTTTGGTACATCGTTGGTGTACCCACCGTCAACCATGGGAGCGCATGTGTGTTCTTCCCCGAACGACGTAACAGGACGTTCCATCCCAATGCGCTTCCGAGCTCATGTCGCCATGATGGGAGGCTCCTTTGggtttgaacttgacccgGACCACACACccgaggaagacaagaagcagatcCCAGAACTCATTGCGCTGGCTGAGAGGATCAACcctatcatcatcagtggtGACATGTGGCGTCTTGTGCTGCCTGAAAAGTCCAACTTCCCTGCAGCAATCTTTGTTTCGGAAGATGGAAGCGAAGCTGTCCTCTTTGCCTTCCAATTGATGTCAACTACCGTTTCCAACTTCCCTCTGCTTCGCCTTGCAGGCCTTGACCCGAATGCGAGATACaagcttgatggtggtgatatTTATTCTGGAGCAACATTGATGAACGGTGGTATTCAGTATCGATTCGGTACTGACTATGATAGCAAGGTTGTTCTTTTGGAGCGTGTTTAAAAAACAGGGCATTGCATTTGATCAAATTGTTGATAGCAAAGGTACGAGATATAGATACAGAACACAAAAGGCACAATGAGAAATGATGCAGCTTTTCATTAAAATAGGGATTATATTAATTTTACTCTAGAAAATAGACTCAATCAAAAGACAGACCAATTTCGGGATCAAACTGCTCACATGCGATCGATGCCTCACTCCACGTACTCGTCACAGTAGGAGTGCTTAAATCCAACAAGTCAAGACCAGTCTCTGGTGCCCAAGGCACCGGCTCAGCAAATTCTTCACTTCCTTCCGAGATCTCCTCCACGATCGCATCCAACTTGCAATTTTCCTCGTCCAGCATATCCCATTGAAGATCAATATGTGCGCTTGGAtctgaaagagaaaacagtGCTTCTGAGTGCCGGAGAAGATTCGGTAGTAGGTGGGATTGTGATCCTCGAACGGTGGATAAAGCATGGATGACTACGGAGAGCAAATCACGAGGGCCGTTATCTAGAGCGTTGCATGTCCAACCTGGTAGTTGAGCTGTGTCGGCAAGACTCACTCCGACATCAAAAAGCTTTTGTTCCTAGAGATAATGTTAGA
It contains:
- a CDS encoding alpha-galactosidase C precursor gives rise to the protein MTLTTSPKVDPIVVDGTSFALNGKNVSYRFHVDSATGDLLLDHFGSRVTENPIAQIQSNGGGWSTQAHLRREFPDLGRGDFRTPAVHIKHAKGFTVCDFKYKSYTITKGKPALEKLPCTFGSDDGVSTLVIHLCDEQSSVGADLSYSIFPNSDAIVRNVRVINNSDDVIVVEKLASFSVDFPHDEYDMLHLRGEWTRECSRTRRKVEYGTQGFGSTTGYSSHYHNPFLSLVNPTTTESHGDAWGFSLVYTGSFNVEVEKSHQGLTRAVIGINPCQLSWPLRSGETLQSPECVSIFSNLGIGEMSRKFHRLYRRNLIRSKFVNETRPVLLNSWEGLYFNFDQKTIYKLAQESAKLGAKLFVLDDGWFGDKHPRINDHAGLGDWVVNPKRFPDGLGPLVESVNKLKAAGSEENLQFGIWVEPEMVNQKSELYEQHPEWVLSAGTYTRSETRQQLVLNVALPEVQEYIIDSVAKILDSAPITYVKWDNNRAMHESPTPGNQHAYMLGIYHVFDVLTTRFPHVLWEGCASGGGRFDPGILQYFPQVWTSDNMDAYDRVHIQFGTSLVYPPSTMGAHVCSSPNDVTGRSIPMRFRAHVAMMGGSFGFELDPDHTPEEDKKQIPELIALAERINPIIISGDMWRLVLPEKSNFPAAIFVSEDGSEAVLFAFQLMSTTVSNFPLLRLAGLDPNARYKLDGGDIYSGATLMNGGIQYRFGTDYDSKVVLLERV